In Ictalurus furcatus strain D&B chromosome 23, Billie_1.0, whole genome shotgun sequence, a single window of DNA contains:
- the LOC128599811 gene encoding suppressor of cytokine signaling 6, with protein sequence MKKTFSLKTFRKSFNIKGKEDGDFVMLQKPSLAPEFTKEDSLFGSCYAKELACDLHGEDTRAHKNRSKSEGLMGTLKRRLSSKQKPKSKGGSASVGLGDDDDTFSSSSVPISFNEAKAQRPLRSASLRSHHYSPSPWPIRPVDPEEACIKMEVKVKAMVHTPSSSPSLNGVRKEFHDIQMEGLFDDRSESMKNLEPPNSNLHLNMEEHVPVVIGLTPQDYIQYTMPLDEGMYPESSHSLCLDGTSPIEVMEQVNDQSLNVDQGHVDHDLLTSDILMDQSMNGIVLGTPGIVLQNSGSEAPSLSPSLSPVSGGEIPRTYSGFGGADSHVAERVRHHLNFDPNFAPGVSRVYDSVQSSGPMVVTSLTEELKKLAKQGWYWGPITRWEAEDKLIDLPDGSFLVRDSSDDRYLLSLSFRSQGKTLHTRIEHSNGRFSFYEQPDVEGHTSIVDLIEHSIKDSENGAFCYSRSRQPGSVTYPVRLTNPVSRFMQVRSLQYLCRFVIRQYTRIDLIQKLPLPNKMKDYLQEKHY encoded by the coding sequence ATGAAGAAGACGTTTAGCCTTAAGACGTTCCGAAAGTCGTTCAACATCAAGGGCAAAGAGGATGGAGATTTTGTGATGCTCCAAAAGCCGTCGTTGGCCCCCGAGTTCACAAAAGAGGACTCTCTTTTTGGAAGTTGTTATGCCAAAGAGCTAGCTTGTGACCTCCATGGTGAGGACACGAGGGCCCACAAGAACAGATCCAAGAGTGAAGGTCTTATGGGGACCTTAAAAAGGAGACTTTCTTCCAAGCAGAAACCTAAAAGTAAAGGAGGGTCAGCCTCAGTGGGCTTGGGAGACGATGACGATACGTTCTCATCCTCTTCGGTCCCCATAAGCTTTAATGAAGCCAAAGCCCAGCGCCCTTTAAGATCAGCTTCCCTGCGGAGTCATCACTACAGCCCTTCGCCTTGGCCCATACGTCCCGTTGACCCTGAGGAAGCCTGTATTAAGATGGAAGTGAAGGTAAAAGCCATGGTTCACACACCTAGCTCCAGTCCATCCCTCAACGGCGTCAGAAAAGAATTCCATGATATACAAATGGAGGGACTTTTTGATGATCGAAGCGAATCTATGAAGAATTTAGAGCCTCCAAACAGTAACTTGCATTTAAACATGGAAGAACACGTGCCTGTAGTTATAGGACTGACACCTCAGGACTACATCCAGTACACAATGCCTTTAGATGAGGGAATGTACCCCGAATCGTCCCACTCGTTGTGCTTGGATGGCACCTCACCAATAGAGGTGATGGAACAAGTCAACGACCAGTCGTTGAATGTGGATCAAGGCCATGTTGACCATGATCTTTTAACATCGGATATTCTCATGGATCAATCCATGAATGGGATTGTACTTGGTACTCCGGGAATAGTCCTTCAAAATTCAGGATCCGAGGCTCCTTCACTTTCGCCTTCACTTTCCCCTGTTTCCGGTGGTGAAATTCCAAGAACCTATTCCGGATTTGGCGGTGCCGATTCACACGTTGCCGAAAGAGTTAGGCACCATCTCAATTTCGACCCGAATTTTGCTCCTGGTGTCAGCAGGGTATACGATTCAGTACAAAGCAGTGGACCGATGGTTGTCACGAGCCTTACAGAAGAGCTGAAGAAACTGGCAAAGCAGGGTTGGTACTGGGGACCTATAACGCGGTGGGAAGCCGAGGACAAACTCATCGACCTTCCGGATGGTTCCTTTTTGGTGCGCGATAGCTCTGACGACCGTTATCTTCTCAGTTTGAGCTTTCGATCGCAAGGCAAGACTCTTCACACCAGGATCGAACATTCGAACGGAAGGTTCAGCTTTTACGAACAGCCCGATGTAGAAGGTCACACGTCCATCGTTGACCTCATCGAGCACTCCATTAAGGACTCGGAAAACGGCGCGTTCTGTTACTCCAGATCGCGCCAGCCAGGATCTGTCACGTACCCGGTTCGATTGACCAATCCCGTATCTCGTTTCATGCAAGTGCGTTCGCTGCAGTACTTGTGCCGATTCGTAATCCGGCAATACACACGGATTGACCTGATTCAGAAACTACCTTTaccaaacaaaatgaaagattACTTGCAGGAAAAGCACTACTGA